One Ostrea edulis chromosome 2, xbOstEdul1.1, whole genome shotgun sequence genomic region harbors:
- the LOC125681453 gene encoding E3 ubiquitin-protein ligase TRIM71-like isoform X1 yields the protein MMDPRTSAQDVMRCDLCETAIVQMHCDTCFVNLCKACVGEHISTDECEDHKVVKFQSKKSTPLYPGCTSHDKERCEMYCDQCHIPVCITCVASDQHLGHKILKIMQVLEEMKEKITKEKNELNETIYPAYQDIVSDVQNRISQLEKKYGDLLTVITKHGEDWHREIDKLVQKLKSEVEEMKTTQLHTLQKHLDEVNKKISDINDEINSMDVALDSNDMSKVFSRMPNVDEYKILPQKILPCLPKFTPGRIQGEELCKLFGTLSSISVRSEEHGYSIKKTQKSPEAASSPVIKQLLDEPHIVTTIHTGYENLYNVACLSDEEIWTCGNNSTIKLFSINQGSLLKSVRTKSGNWPTDLAVTNSGDLVYTDYRDRTVNIVENEEIQTVIRLQNWKPRGVCSTSSGDLLVTMISDDHKQSKVVHYSGSTETQTIQFDDQGQPLYSSVYYIKYISENRNLDICVADCGVKAVVVVNQAGKLRFRYTGHTPTPKNKPFNPQGITTDSQSHILTADKNNDCVHIIDQDGQFLRYIDCRLRSPWGLLLDTNDNLFISQHRNKIVKKIKYQQ from the coding sequence ATGATGGACCCCCGTACCAGTGCCCAGGATGTGATGCGATGTGACCTGTGTGAGACCGCCATAGTACAGATGCACTGTGATACGTGCTTCGTCAATCTGTGTAAGGCCTGCGTGGGAGAACACATCTCTACTGATGAATGCGAGGATCACAAAGTTGTTAAATTTCAATCCAAGAAATCCACCCCCCTCTACCCTGGGTGTACCTCTCATGACAAAGAACGATGTGAAATGTACTGTGATCAGTGTCACATTCCAGTCTGCATTACTTGTGTTGCTTCTGATCAACATTTAGGTCATAAAATATTGAAGATAATGCAAGTCTTGGaggaaatgaaagaaaaaattaccaaagagaaaaatgaattaaatgaaacaatttATCCAGCCTACCAGGACATTGTATCTGATGTACAAAACAGAATAAGTCAGTTAGAAAAGAAATATGGAGATCTCTTAACAGTCATAACAAAACATGGAGAGGACTGGCACAGAGAAATTGACAAACTCGTCCAGAAGCTGAAATCTGAAGTGGAGGAGATGAAAACCACACAGTTACACACTCTACAGAAACATCTGGATGAGGTGAACAAGAAAATATCTGATATCAATGATGAAATCAATTCAATGGATGTTGCTTTGGACTCTAATGACATGTCAAAAGTATTCAGTCGTATGCCTAATGTAGATGAATACAAAATTCTTCCACAGAAAATTCTGCCCTGTTTGCCTAAATTCACCCCAGGAAGAATTCAAGGTGAAGAATTATGTAAACTGTTTGGAACTTTATCATCAATATCTGTCCGATCAGAAGAACATGGTTACAGTATAAAGAAAACCCAGAAATCCCCAGAAGCTGCATCCTCTCCTGTCATCAAACAGCTGCTTGATGAACCACATATTGTCACCACCATACACACTGGGTATGAAAACCTTTACAATGTGGCCTGTCTGAGTGATGAAGAAATCTGGACATGTGGAAATAACAGCACAATTAAACTCTTCAGCATCAATCAGGGATCACTACTCAAGTCAGTCAGAACCAAGTCTGGGAACTGGCCAACAGACCTAGCAGTAACAAACAGTGGGGATCTGGTTTATACTGATTACAGAGATAGAACTGTGAACATTGTGGAGAATGAAgagatacagaccgtgatcagaCTACAAAACTGGAAACCTCGTGGTGTCTGCAGTACTTCCTCTGGagatctcctggttaccatgatcagtgatgatCACAAACAATCCAAAGTTGTTCATTACTCTGGCTCCACAGAGACACAaaccattcagtttgatgatcagggtcaaCCCCTCTATTCATCTGTTTATTACATTAAATACAtcagtgagaacaggaacctggatatctgcGTGGCTGACTGTGGAGTTAAAGCAGTAGTGGTGGTTAATCAGGCCGGGAAACTGAGATTTAGGTACACTGGACATACTCCTACTCCAAAGAACAAACCATTCAATCCACAAGGAATCACCACAGACAGTCAGAGTCACATCCTCACAGCTGATAAAAACAATGACTGTGTCCACATCATAGACCAGGatggacagttcctccgttacatagACTGTAGATTGCGTTCTCCCTGGGGACTGTTGTTAGATACAAATGACAATCTGTTTATTTCTCAACATAGAAACAAAATagtgaagaaaatcaaatatcaGCAGTGA